A genome region from Solirubrobacter pauli includes the following:
- the tenA gene encoding thiaminase II: protein MIRSLALRDAAAEVWEASLQHPFVQGIGDGTLDEAAFRWYIRQDYRFLIDYGRLLSLGAARAPRLSWMRRFAALSLAVLETEMELHRGFAARWGVTDLEAVVVEPATAAYCDFLLRTASLGDFSELVAAVAPCMWGYAEIGTSLAANATSDRYAEWIEMYAGDEFGELADWSRELLDEVDGELEAMKAAFLTSSRHELAFWEAAWQSPR from the coding sequence TTGATCCGCTCGCTCGCGCTGCGCGACGCCGCCGCGGAGGTCTGGGAGGCGTCGCTCCAGCACCCGTTCGTGCAGGGCATCGGCGACGGCACGCTCGACGAGGCCGCGTTCCGCTGGTACATCCGGCAGGACTACCGGTTCCTGATCGACTATGGCCGGCTGCTGTCGCTGGGCGCGGCCCGGGCGCCGCGCCTGTCGTGGATGCGCCGCTTCGCCGCCCTGTCGCTGGCTGTGCTGGAGACGGAGATGGAGCTGCACCGCGGGTTCGCGGCCCGCTGGGGCGTGACCGACCTCGAAGCCGTGGTGGTCGAGCCCGCGACCGCCGCCTACTGCGACTTCCTGCTGCGCACCGCGTCGTTGGGCGACTTCAGCGAGCTGGTGGCCGCCGTCGCCCCGTGCATGTGGGGCTACGCGGAGATCGGCACGTCGCTAGCGGCGAACGCCACCTCGGACCGCTACGCGGAGTGGATCGAGATGTACGCGGGCGACGAGTTCGGCGAGCTGGCCGACTGGTCCCGCGAGCTGCTCGACGAGGTCGACGGCGAGCTCGAGGCCATGAAGGCGGCGTTCCTGACGTCGTCGCGCCACGAGCTGGCCTTCTGGGAGGCGGCCTGGCAGTCGCCTAGGTAG
- a CDS encoding ferritin gives MAADAFVTLLNEQIGHEYAAHQQYVACAVYYDAETLPQLARFFYAQALEEREHAMMMVQYLLDADAEVVIPGVAAPQVRFDDIVEPVALALAQEKRVTEQINALAGRARAEGDYTSEQFMQWFIKEQVEEVATMSDLLRVVERSKDDPMDIENFMAREMASGEGGDPTAPAAAGA, from the coding sequence ATGGCCGCTGATGCCTTTGTAACGCTTCTGAACGAGCAGATCGGGCACGAGTACGCTGCCCACCAGCAGTACGTCGCGTGCGCCGTCTACTACGACGCCGAGACCCTTCCGCAGCTCGCGCGCTTCTTCTACGCGCAGGCGCTCGAAGAGCGCGAGCACGCGATGATGATGGTCCAGTACCTGCTGGACGCCGACGCCGAGGTCGTCATCCCCGGCGTGGCCGCTCCGCAGGTGCGGTTCGACGACATCGTCGAACCCGTCGCCCTGGCGCTCGCCCAGGAGAAGCGGGTGACCGAGCAGATCAACGCGCTCGCCGGCCGCGCCCGCGCCGAGGGCGACTACACCTCCGAGCAGTTCATGCAGTGGTTCATCAAGGAGCAGGTGGAGGAGGTCGCGACGATGTCCGACCTGCTGCGCGTGGTCGAGCGCTCCAAGGACGACCCGATGGACATCGAGAACTTCATGGCGCGCGAGATGGCGAGCGGCGAAGGCGGCGATCCCACCGCCCCGGCCGCCGCGGGCGCTTGA
- a CDS encoding UDP-glucuronic acid decarboxylase family protein: MATCLVTGGSGFLGSHLCDALLTKGHRVICVDNFDTGSLANIQHLRGPDFVFMHKDVTQPFFVDEPVDFVFHFASPASPIDYLRLPLHTLKVGSYGTHHALGLAKLHRARFLTASTSEVYGDPQVHPQPESYWGHVNPIGPRGVYDEAKRYAEALTMAYHRQQGVDTAIVRIFNTYGPRMRPHDGRAIPTFLRQALQDKPITVFGTGQQTRSFCYVSDLIDGIIRLAESGVHQPVNIGNPHEFTLLELAKAVVDITGSRSEIVFEALPTDDPQVRQPDITLARELLGWEPTVDLREGLQRTLDAAGTAALTGTLPA, from the coding sequence ATGGCCACCTGCCTCGTCACCGGCGGCAGCGGCTTTCTCGGATCGCATTTGTGCGATGCGTTGTTGACAAAGGGTCACCGCGTGATCTGCGTCGACAACTTCGACACGGGGTCGCTTGCCAACATCCAGCACCTGCGTGGACCGGACTTCGTGTTCATGCACAAGGACGTCACGCAGCCGTTCTTCGTCGACGAGCCCGTCGACTTCGTCTTCCACTTCGCCAGCCCGGCGAGTCCGATCGACTACCTGCGGCTGCCGCTGCACACGCTCAAGGTCGGCTCCTACGGCACGCACCACGCGCTCGGCCTGGCCAAGCTGCACCGCGCGCGGTTCCTGACCGCGTCCACGAGCGAGGTGTACGGCGACCCGCAGGTGCACCCGCAGCCCGAGTCCTACTGGGGGCACGTGAACCCGATCGGGCCGCGTGGCGTCTACGACGAGGCCAAGCGCTACGCCGAGGCCCTGACGATGGCCTACCACCGCCAGCAGGGCGTGGACACGGCGATCGTCCGCATCTTCAACACGTACGGCCCGCGCATGCGTCCGCACGACGGCCGCGCGATCCCGACGTTCCTGCGCCAGGCGCTGCAGGACAAGCCGATCACCGTGTTCGGCACGGGCCAGCAGACACGCTCGTTCTGCTACGTCAGCGACCTGATCGACGGCATCATCCGGCTCGCCGAGTCCGGCGTGCACCAGCCGGTGAACATCGGCAATCCGCACGAGTTCACGCTGCTGGAGCTGGCCAAGGCCGTCGTCGACATCACCGGCTCGCGGTCGGAGATCGTCTTCGAAGCCCTTCCGACCGACGACCCGCAGGTTCGCCAGCCGGACATCACCCTCGCCCGTGAGCTGCTCGGCTGGGAGCCCACGGTGGACCTGCGCGAGGGGCTTCAGCGCACGCTCGACGCGGCCGGTACCGCTGCGTTGACCGGTACGCTGCCGGCGTAG
- a CDS encoding sugar transferase, whose translation MADTQTKSPDRPTPHSYARAGETLVLPPVDVRRKRPPLLSFLLRMETLRKASRVVSLLALDFACLLTALVTALMVKAVVREGVWAWDASLHEARETVAFAYLVTVLLFARSGLYAERAQRPGIARIVSSLFQVMVVSLIYALVSGGEDYNSYYIFYGTFVFAVAILGSARWLYELGTGALLRAAGYRRRAVLVGSGRHIEDVAHALRDEVHVPVEMVGFISLTPRPDNGLRSLGRIEDVAEVLDAYRVQEVIIADPDFPEERAVELVDTCHQRGVTVRVAPSTMEILVQRAELVPGTSVPLFELRPPVFDGFDYFLKRSFDVVVSILLLLFLSPILVMSALLVRLSSRGPVIYRSNRPGIGGTAFACLKFRTMYSDADQRQSDLESLNEASGPLFKIKRDPRMTPVGRFLRRYSIDELPQLVNVLRGEMSLVGPRPLPQRDFDQLEDWHKKRYLVTPGMTGLWQISGRSELDFDDLVRLDFLYLERWSVGLDLAILLKTIPAVVFRRGAY comes from the coding sequence GTGGCAGATACCCAGACCAAGAGCCCGGACAGGCCGACGCCGCACTCATACGCGCGCGCGGGGGAGACGCTCGTGCTACCGCCGGTCGACGTGCGCCGCAAGCGCCCGCCGCTGCTCTCCTTCCTGCTGCGGATGGAGACGCTGCGCAAGGCGTCGCGCGTCGTGTCGCTGCTGGCCCTGGATTTCGCCTGCCTGCTGACCGCGCTGGTCACCGCGCTGATGGTCAAGGCGGTCGTGCGCGAGGGCGTGTGGGCGTGGGACGCGTCGCTGCACGAGGCGCGCGAGACGGTCGCCTTCGCCTACCTCGTCACCGTGCTGCTGTTCGCCCGCTCCGGCCTCTACGCCGAGCGGGCGCAGCGTCCCGGCATCGCGCGGATCGTCTCGTCGCTGTTCCAGGTGATGGTCGTCTCCCTGATCTACGCCCTGGTGAGCGGCGGCGAGGACTACAACAGCTACTACATCTTCTACGGCACGTTCGTCTTCGCCGTGGCCATCCTCGGCTCGGCGCGCTGGCTGTATGAGCTGGGCACGGGCGCGCTGCTGCGCGCGGCCGGCTACCGGCGCCGCGCGGTGCTCGTCGGCTCCGGCCGCCACATCGAGGACGTCGCGCACGCGCTGCGCGACGAGGTCCACGTGCCGGTCGAGATGGTCGGCTTCATCTCGCTCACGCCACGGCCGGACAACGGCCTGCGCTCGCTGGGCCGGATCGAGGACGTGGCCGAGGTCCTGGACGCCTACCGCGTCCAGGAAGTGATCATCGCCGACCCGGACTTCCCGGAGGAGCGAGCCGTCGAGCTCGTGGACACCTGCCACCAGCGCGGCGTGACCGTGCGCGTGGCGCCGTCGACGATGGAGATCCTCGTCCAGCGCGCGGAGCTCGTGCCCGGCACGTCCGTGCCGCTGTTCGAGCTGCGCCCGCCGGTCTTCGACGGCTTCGACTACTTCCTCAAGCGGTCGTTCGACGTCGTCGTCTCGATCCTGCTGCTGCTGTTCCTGTCGCCGATCCTGGTCATGAGCGCGCTGCTCGTGCGCCTGTCCTCGCGCGGCCCGGTCATCTACCGCTCGAACCGCCCCGGCATCGGCGGCACGGCCTTCGCGTGCCTGAAGTTCCGGACGATGTACTCGGACGCCGATCAGCGCCAGTCCGACCTGGAGTCGCTGAACGAGGCCTCCGGCCCGCTGTTCAAGATCAAGCGGGACCCGCGGATGACGCCGGTCGGGCGCTTCCTGCGCCGCTACTCGATCGACGAGCTGCCGCAGCTCGTGAACGTGCTGCGCGGCGAGATGTCGCTCGTGGGGCCGCGTCCGCTCCCCCAGCGCGACTTCGACCAGCTCGAGGACTGGCACAAGAAGCGCTACCTCGTCACGCCCGGCATGACCGGCCTGTGGCAGATCTCCGGCCGCTCGGAGCTGGACTTCGACGACCTCGTCCGCCTGGACTTCCTCTACCTCGAGCGCTGGTCGGTCGGCCTCGACCTCGCGATCCTCCTGAAGACGATCCCGGCGGTCGTCTTCCGCCGCGGCGCGTACTAG
- a CDS encoding MBL fold metallo-hydrolase — protein sequence MKLTLIRHSTLRMDVAGHTLLVDPQLDPAGAREAVPNTPNPRRSPLVNLPEPAEAVVASIDAVLLTHTHQDHWDATARELIAHDTPIFCQPADAERLHADGYIDARPVHADAKLGELLIVRTDGHHGTGEVGEAMGSVSGFVLHAPGEPSVYVAGDTILCQEVLDAVEEHRPQLIVVNGSGARFNTSDPIVMDNDDIVELARAVPNAQIVVVHLDTVSHGTETRVDVRARLTAEGLTDRVLVPEDGAEI from the coding sequence GTGAAGCTGACCCTGATCCGCCACTCGACGCTGCGCATGGACGTCGCCGGCCACACGTTGCTGGTGGACCCGCAGCTCGACCCCGCCGGCGCGCGCGAGGCCGTGCCGAACACGCCCAACCCGCGCCGCAGCCCGCTCGTGAACCTGCCGGAGCCCGCCGAGGCGGTCGTCGCCAGCATCGACGCCGTGCTGCTCACGCACACCCATCAGGACCACTGGGACGCGACCGCGCGTGAGCTGATCGCGCACGACACGCCGATCTTCTGCCAGCCCGCCGACGCCGAGCGCCTGCACGCCGACGGCTACATCGACGCGCGCCCCGTCCACGCCGACGCCAAGCTCGGCGAGCTGCTGATCGTCCGCACGGACGGGCATCACGGCACGGGCGAGGTCGGCGAGGCGATGGGAAGCGTCTCGGGGTTCGTGCTGCACGCGCCGGGTGAGCCGAGCGTGTACGTCGCCGGCGACACGATCCTCTGCCAGGAGGTGCTGGACGCCGTCGAGGAGCACCGCCCGCAGCTGATCGTCGTCAACGGCAGCGGTGCGCGCTTCAACACGAGCGACCCGATCGTGATGGACAACGACGACATCGTCGAGCTCGCGCGCGCCGTGCCCAACGCGCAGATCGTCGTCGTCCACCTCGACACCGTCTCGCACGGCACGGAGACGCGCGTGGACGTGCGGGCGCGGCTCACGGCCGAAGGCTTGACCGACCGCGTGCTCGTCCCCGAGGACGGCGCCGAGATCTAG
- a CDS encoding GntR family transcriptional regulator, with product MKALTPTSLRQQAADVIRASILAGELKAGEIHSATAIAQRLGVSPTPVREAMLDLANGGLVEAVRNRGFRVLSPDDRDLDEISELRVMLEPPAMRAVVERATDEQLAELESVVAMIEERAEAADVAGFLVADRAFHLGLLELLGNGRLVRLVAQLRDQTRLVGIAELAREGNLMASAREHRDILAALRARDADAAETLMRRHLVHTRGIWAGRSE from the coding sequence GTGAAAGCGCTGACCCCGACGAGTCTTCGTCAGCAGGCCGCGGACGTGATCCGCGCGAGCATCCTGGCCGGAGAGCTCAAGGCCGGCGAGATCCATTCCGCCACTGCGATCGCGCAGCGTCTCGGCGTCTCCCCGACGCCGGTCCGCGAGGCGATGCTGGACCTTGCCAACGGAGGCCTCGTCGAGGCCGTGCGCAACCGCGGGTTCCGGGTGCTCAGCCCGGACGACCGAGACCTCGACGAGATCAGCGAGCTCCGCGTGATGCTCGAGCCGCCGGCGATGCGGGCGGTCGTCGAGCGCGCGACGGACGAGCAGCTCGCGGAGCTCGAGTCCGTCGTGGCGATGATCGAGGAGCGGGCCGAAGCCGCCGACGTGGCCGGCTTCCTGGTAGCTGACCGTGCCTTCCACCTCGGGCTGCTCGAGCTGCTCGGCAACGGGCGACTGGTCCGCCTGGTCGCGCAGCTGCGCGACCAGACACGGCTGGTCGGCATCGCGGAGCTGGCACGTGAGGGCAACCTCATGGCGTCCGCGCGCGAGCACCGGGACATCCTCGCCGCGTTGCGCGCGCGGGACGCCGACGCGGCGGAGACGCTGATGCGCAGGCACCTCGTGCACACACGGGGCATCTGGGCCGGCCGCTCCGAGTAG
- a CDS encoding ornithine cyclodeaminase family protein, translated as MTLPKLDTRLDRDHQSVERPPEARSAVRPTYVSADDLATALGYAEAVDALDAAFREEDPSAGPVRSHLEIPAGELLLMPAHAARDAGVKLVTIAKGNPERGLPLIHGVYVLFAPETLVPVAIFDGAALTALRTAAVSALATRYLAAPAARRLVVFGAGAQARAHVHAMRAVRTIDHVTIVGGKSGRAADLVAELTSEGVAAQLGSAGAVADADIVCTCTTSSTPVFDAALVRPGTHVNAIGAYRPDARELEPALLSRARVVVETRSSALLEAGDVVLAIEDGALTDGALHELAPVVRGETTWSGTEITVFKSVGLALEDLAVAAAAAARLTAARPDDAGRP; from the coding sequence GTGACGTTGCCAAAGCTGGACACGCGGTTGGACCGCGACCACCAGTCGGTCGAGCGACCTCCAGAAGCGCGCTCAGCGGTGCGACCGACCTATGTCTCCGCCGACGATCTCGCGACGGCGCTCGGCTACGCCGAGGCCGTGGACGCGCTCGACGCCGCCTTCCGCGAGGAGGACCCGAGCGCCGGCCCCGTTCGCTCCCACCTGGAGATCCCGGCTGGTGAGCTGCTACTGATGCCGGCCCACGCCGCACGCGACGCGGGCGTCAAGCTCGTCACGATCGCCAAGGGCAACCCGGAGCGCGGCCTACCGCTCATCCACGGCGTCTACGTGCTGTTCGCGCCCGAGACGCTCGTACCGGTCGCGATCTTCGACGGCGCCGCGCTGACCGCTTTGCGCACCGCGGCGGTCTCGGCACTCGCGACGCGCTACCTCGCGGCACCCGCGGCGCGGAGGCTCGTCGTGTTCGGCGCGGGCGCACAGGCGCGGGCACACGTGCACGCGATGCGCGCCGTGCGCACGATCGACCACGTGACGATCGTCGGCGGCAAGAGCGGACGGGCCGCCGACCTCGTCGCCGAGCTGACCTCTGAGGGCGTCGCCGCGCAGCTCGGCTCGGCCGGGGCGGTCGCGGACGCCGACATCGTCTGCACCTGCACGACCAGCTCGACGCCCGTGTTCGACGCGGCGCTCGTCCGACCAGGGACGCACGTGAACGCCATCGGCGCCTACCGTCCGGATGCCCGCGAGCTCGAGCCCGCGCTGCTCAGCCGCGCGCGCGTGGTCGTGGAGACGCGCTCGTCGGCGCTGCTGGAAGCGGGCGACGTCGTGCTTGCGATCGAGGACGGCGCCTTGACGGACGGTGCGTTGCACGAGCTCGCACCGGTGGTCCGCGGCGAGACCACCTGGTCCGGGACGGAGATCACCGTGTTCAAGTCCGTCGGGCTGGCGCTCGAAGACCTCGCGGTGGCGGCCGCGGCCGCGGCCCGGCTGACCGCTGCCCGTCCCGACGACGCGGGCCGCCCCTGA
- a CDS encoding ABC transporter substrate-binding protein, whose protein sequence is MRLSNRAGTVATAAAVALFIAACGGSYNDGSGGDKGSSNGGADESSLKVNMAVAPGTLDPASGCGANDLALIGSLYSRLTQYGTKPGPDGTTEVDPSKIEPSAAESWDISEDGKTYTFKLRAGAKFPSGQPVDAEAVKYSFERALTMNGCGGYFLHDGLLDPPLIDEIEAKDATTVVFHLSQADPNALQAWAQPAASIVDKSVVEANGGVKKDSVNEYMASHAAGAGPYLLESYEPNKSAVLTANPDFAGEPKPVSKTIRVNFINSDPTLLLQAKSGDVDITLGLSKQSAKSLEGNAGTKVVAHDTPLSVQIGLPNSKKPFDNVKVREALALALPYEDILKNVALGYGRLFSGPLSPVFPEYDESIGGAPKTDPARAAQLIKESGIKTPVTVEMAIQDGNNADRQIATIAQGEWRKLGVEVKIRTLPAAEYITGIQEHKYQSYIRLDGPGVIDPGYFLGYDMLCDIGFNLSEVCIPEADKLAAEARNETDAEKRKALYQQISRLWLQDWPKIQVYADKNVTVLSDRVKNYSYSHEPDFRLWSK, encoded by the coding sequence ATGCGCTTGTCGAATCGAGCGGGAACGGTCGCCACCGCTGCAGCCGTCGCGCTGTTCATCGCCGCCTGCGGCGGCAGCTACAACGACGGGTCTGGGGGCGACAAAGGCTCATCGAACGGTGGTGCCGACGAGTCTTCGCTGAAGGTCAACATGGCCGTGGCCCCGGGCACGCTCGACCCGGCGTCGGGCTGCGGCGCGAACGACCTGGCGTTGATCGGCAGCCTCTACTCGCGCCTGACGCAGTACGGCACCAAGCCGGGGCCCGACGGCACGACCGAGGTCGACCCGAGCAAGATCGAGCCGAGCGCCGCCGAGTCCTGGGACATCTCCGAAGACGGCAAGACCTACACCTTCAAGCTCCGCGCGGGCGCGAAGTTCCCGAGCGGCCAGCCCGTCGATGCCGAGGCGGTCAAGTACTCGTTCGAGCGCGCGCTGACCATGAACGGCTGCGGCGGCTACTTCCTGCACGACGGCCTGTTGGACCCGCCGCTGATCGACGAGATCGAGGCCAAGGACGCGACCACCGTCGTCTTCCACCTCAGCCAGGCCGACCCGAACGCCTTGCAGGCGTGGGCCCAGCCCGCCGCGTCGATCGTCGACAAGTCGGTGGTCGAAGCCAACGGCGGTGTCAAGAAGGACTCGGTCAACGAGTACATGGCCTCGCACGCGGCGGGCGCCGGCCCGTATCTGCTCGAGTCCTACGAGCCGAACAAGAGCGCCGTGCTCACCGCCAACCCGGACTTCGCGGGTGAGCCCAAGCCGGTGTCCAAGACGATCCGGGTGAACTTCATCAACTCGGATCCGACCCTCCTCCTGCAGGCCAAGTCCGGCGACGTGGACATCACGCTCGGCCTCTCGAAGCAGAGCGCGAAGAGCCTGGAAGGCAATGCCGGTACGAAGGTCGTCGCGCACGACACGCCGCTGTCGGTGCAGATCGGCCTGCCGAACTCGAAGAAGCCGTTCGACAACGTCAAGGTGCGCGAAGCGCTCGCGCTCGCCCTGCCGTACGAGGACATCCTCAAGAACGTCGCGCTGGGGTACGGGCGCCTGTTCTCCGGGCCGCTTTCCCCGGTCTTCCCGGAATACGACGAGTCGATCGGCGGCGCGCCCAAGACCGATCCGGCCCGCGCGGCGCAGCTCATCAAGGAGTCCGGCATCAAGACGCCGGTGACGGTCGAGATGGCCATCCAGGACGGCAACAACGCCGACCGCCAGATCGCCACCATCGCCCAGGGCGAGTGGCGCAAGCTCGGCGTCGAGGTGAAGATCCGCACGCTGCCGGCGGCGGAGTACATCACCGGCATCCAAGAGCACAAGTACCAGTCCTACATCCGCCTGGACGGGCCGGGTGTGATCGACCCGGGCTACTTCCTGGGCTACGACATGCTCTGCGACATCGGCTTCAACCTGTCGGAGGTCTGCATCCCGGAGGCGGACAAGCTGGCGGCGGAGGCTCGCAACGAGACCGACGCGGAGAAGCGCAAGGCGCTGTACCAGCAGATCAGCCGGCTGTGGCTCCAGGACTGGCCCAAGATCCAGGTCTACGCGGACAAGAACGTCACCGTCCTCTCGGACCGGGTCAAGAACTACTCCTACTCGCACGAGCCGGACTTCCGGCTGTGGTCCAAGTAG
- a CDS encoding hydantoinase/oxoprolinase family protein yields the protein MTTRLGVDVGGTFTDLIFYDEESGETRVAKAPTTPASPEQGILHAVAAGVPADRLKAAEYFLHGTTVGLNALLERRGAVVGLLATEGFRDILEIRRGDRVDMYDLFWRQPEPLVPRRLRVPIRERLYATGAVHTPIELDAVRAAAEQFKAEGCTAVAIAFLHAYANGEHELEAARVLREAGFEGEISLSHQVSGEYREYERTTTTVIDAFVRGRMANYLGRLEDALGEEGFDGSSLVTRSGGGAFTFGEAAERPFETIMSGPVAGAEGASEVARAFGYEHVITADVGGTSFDTCLISNGRPTTLYEGEVVGLPVQTPWVDVRSIGAGGGSIAYVDQGGLLRVGPRSAGAVPGPACYGRGGTEPTVTDAAFLLGMLGDGELAGDVRLDRAASEAAIAPLVEALGLSEEEVARGILTIANANMAGAIREITVEQGVDPRSAVLMPFGGAGPLFLSLLADELAIGEILLPPYAGNFSAWGLLGADLTQTVARTRITPLTDEGLAEANALLGDLYAEVGRRATHAGSAGSLRETALDMRYVGQEHTLTVLAGDEQGTIAATPDEVRERFRAEYEQTFGLRMDEAVEIVSLRATIRTPLPRRAEPVGVSSNGHGGAAQPEGTIRAYSFADGDWTDFAVVQRAGLTPGTSVTGPTILLEETATSYIDRGFKGRVHESGSIVLKAEGKA from the coding sequence ATGACGACCCGACTCGGGGTGGACGTGGGAGGCACGTTCACCGACCTGATCTTCTACGACGAGGAGTCCGGCGAGACGCGTGTGGCGAAGGCGCCGACCACGCCGGCATCACCAGAGCAGGGGATCCTGCACGCGGTCGCCGCCGGCGTCCCGGCCGACCGGCTGAAAGCCGCGGAGTACTTCCTCCACGGGACGACCGTCGGACTCAACGCGCTGCTCGAGCGGCGTGGTGCCGTCGTCGGCCTGCTGGCGACCGAGGGCTTCCGCGACATCCTCGAGATCCGGCGCGGCGACCGCGTCGACATGTACGACCTGTTCTGGCGCCAGCCCGAGCCGCTCGTGCCGCGGCGGCTGCGGGTCCCGATCCGCGAGCGCTTGTACGCCACCGGCGCGGTGCACACGCCGATCGAGCTCGACGCCGTGCGCGCCGCGGCCGAGCAGTTCAAGGCCGAGGGCTGCACGGCGGTGGCGATCGCCTTCCTGCACGCCTACGCCAACGGCGAGCACGAGCTGGAGGCGGCCCGCGTGCTGCGCGAAGCCGGCTTCGAGGGTGAGATCTCGCTCTCGCATCAGGTCAGCGGCGAGTACCGCGAGTATGAGCGCACCACCACGACCGTGATCGATGCGTTCGTGCGCGGCCGGATGGCCAACTACCTCGGCCGGCTGGAGGACGCGCTGGGCGAGGAGGGCTTTGACGGCTCGTCGCTCGTGACCCGCTCCGGTGGCGGCGCGTTCACGTTCGGCGAGGCGGCCGAGCGGCCGTTCGAGACGATCATGTCCGGGCCGGTGGCGGGGGCCGAGGGCGCGTCCGAGGTGGCGCGCGCGTTCGGCTACGAGCACGTCATCACCGCCGACGTCGGCGGCACGAGCTTCGACACCTGCCTGATCTCCAACGGACGCCCGACGACGCTGTACGAGGGCGAGGTCGTGGGCCTGCCGGTGCAGACGCCGTGGGTGGACGTGCGCTCGATCGGCGCCGGCGGCGGCTCGATCGCCTATGTCGACCAGGGCGGGCTGCTGCGTGTCGGTCCTCGGAGCGCGGGAGCGGTCCCCGGCCCGGCGTGCTACGGCCGCGGCGGCACCGAGCCGACCGTGACCGACGCCGCGTTCCTCCTCGGCATGCTCGGTGACGGCGAGCTCGCGGGCGACGTGCGGCTGGACCGCGCGGCGTCCGAGGCGGCGATCGCGCCGCTCGTCGAGGCGCTCGGCCTCAGCGAAGAGGAGGTGGCACGCGGCATCCTCACGATCGCCAACGCCAACATGGCCGGCGCGATCCGCGAGATCACGGTCGAGCAGGGCGTGGACCCCCGGTCGGCAGTGCTGATGCCGTTCGGCGGCGCCGGGCCGCTGTTCCTGTCGCTGCTGGCCGACGAGCTGGCGATCGGTGAGATCCTGCTCCCGCCGTACGCGGGCAACTTCTCGGCCTGGGGCCTGCTCGGCGCCGACCTCACGCAGACGGTCGCCCGCACGCGGATCACGCCGCTGACCGACGAGGGCCTGGCCGAGGCGAACGCGCTGCTGGGGGACCTGTACGCGGAAGTCGGGCGGCGCGCGACGCACGCCGGCTCCGCCGGGTCGCTGCGTGAGACCGCGCTGGACATGCGGTACGTCGGCCAGGAGCACACCCTGACGGTGCTGGCCGGCGACGAGCAGGGCACGATCGCGGCGACCCCCGACGAGGTGCGCGAGCGCTTCCGGGCGGAGTACGAGCAGACCTTCGGGCTGCGCATGGACGAGGCGGTCGAGATCGTCTCGTTGCGCGCGACGATCCGGACGCCGCTCCCGCGCCGCGCGGAACCCGTCGGCGTGTCGTCCAACGGCCACGGCGGCGCGGCGCAGCCCGAGGGCACGATCCGCGCGTACTCGTTCGCCGACGGCGACTGGACCGACTTCGCGGTGGTCCAGCGGGCGGGCCTGACGCCGGGCACGAGCGTCACGGGGCCGACGATCCTGCTCGAGGAGACGGCCACGTCCTACATCGATCGCGGCTTCAAAGGCCGCGTGCACGAATCCGGATCGATCGTCCTGAAGGCTGAGGGGAAGGCATGA